The Danio aesculapii chromosome 8, fDanAes4.1, whole genome shotgun sequence genome window below encodes:
- the dcp1a gene encoding mRNA-decapping enzyme 1A isoform X2: protein MECVNKAGQLMSLAALQQHDPYIVKLLDVTGQVALYTFNPKANEWEKNEIEGTLFVYARSASPHHGFTIMNRLSTENLVEPINKDLEFQLQDPFLLYRNGNLGIYSIWFYDKADCQRIAQLMLQIVKQESLRAQCVSPDRSVSIRTNGCVQNRPAGILELLSKAKEEYQRSRSTERDVQVNCESVLSQEKREDAAAAQHEKSSHSVVKQITVEELFGSSLPKDPPPVSSISVVGEGLGLRGLPFGPAVAPRLSTDPGGPPLLSLLQPRDPRTAAEETSGGSSVPRGSTSPFPPAFISADAHGMPVSLPGFMPSPLVTPQSFRESGCKTSAPFTGKTAASAPAGPVVQGEESSLLLSPSVFQHSVNKATEAGKGSASPTSPTDPPTALYSRTQLQDTLIHLIKNDAQFLNTIHEAYVQSLSKGLNNVKL from the exons ATGgagtgtgtgaataaagcagGTCAGCTCATGAGTTTAGCGGCTCTACAGCAGCATGATCCCTACATAGTGAAGTTGCTGGATGTTACCGGACAGGTCGCGCTTTACACTTTCAACCCCAAAGCCAACGAATGG GAGAAGAATGAGATTGAAGGCACATTATTCGTTTATGCCAG GTCGGCATCACCACATCATGGCTTCACGATTATGAACCGCCTGAGTACAGAAAACTTGGTGGAGCCCATTAATAAAGACTTGGAGTTTCAGCTCCAGGATCCCTTCCTGCTGTACAGGAACGGAAACT TGGGCATCTACAGTATCTGGTTCTATGATAAGGCTGACTGTCAGCGGATCGCTCAGCTCATGCTGCA gataGTGAAGCAGGAGTCGTTGCGAGCGCAGTGTGTGTCTCCAGACAGAAGTGTGAGCATCAGGACCAATGGCTGCGTTCAGAACAGACCCGCAGGCATCCTGGAGCTGCTCAGCAAAGCCAAAGAGGAGTATCAGAGG agtcgGTCGACTGAGAGAGATGTTCAGGTGAACTGTGAATCAGTGCTTTCCCAGGAGAAGAGAGAGGACGCCGCTGCAGCTCAACATGAGAAG TCCAGTCACTCAGTAGTGAAGCAGATCACAGTGGAGGAGCTTTTCGGCAGCTCTTTACCCAAAGATCCTCCTCCTGTGTCCTCGATCTCAGTGGTGGGAGAGGGTCTGGGTCTGCGTGGGCTCCCTTTCGGCCCCGCGGTGGCTCCGCGGCTGTCGACTGACCCTGGGGGCCCACCGCTGCTCAGTCTGCTCCAGCCCAGAGACCCTCGGACAGCAGCAGAAGAGACCAGCGGAGGATCCAGCGTCCCTCGTGGTTCCACCAGCCCCTTTCCTCCAGCGTTCATCAGTGCAGACGCTCACGGGATGCCTGTTTCTCTGCCCGGGTTCATGCCCAGTCCTCTGGTCACTCCGCAGAGCTTCAGAGAGTCCGGCTGCAAAACCTCTGCTCCGTTCACCGGGAAGACTGCAGCTTCAGCGCCG GCGGGGCCAGTTGTCCAGGGGGAGGAGTCTTCTTTGCTGCTGTCTCCGAGTGTATTCCAGCATTCCGTCAACAAGGCGACAGAGGCAGGCAAAGGCTCCGCCTCCCCGACGTCCCCCACAGACCCGCCCACTGCGCTGTACAGCAGAACTCAGCTGCAGGACACACTCATACACCTCATCAAG
- the dcp1a gene encoding mRNA-decapping enzyme 1A isoform X1, protein MECVNKAGQLMSLAALQQHDPYIVKLLDVTGQVALYTFNPKANEWEKNEIEGTLFVYARSASPHHGFTIMNRLSTENLVEPINKDLEFQLQDPFLLYRNGNLGIYSIWFYDKADCQRIAQLMLQIVKQESLRAQCVSPDRSVSIRTNGCVQNRPAGILELLSKAKEEYQRSRSTERDVQVNCESVLSQEKREDAAAAQHEKSSHSVVKQITVEELFGSSLPKDPPPVSSISVVGEGLGLRGLPFGPAVAPRLSTDPGGPPLLSLLQPRDPRTAAEETSGGSSVPRGSTSPFPPAFISADAHGMPVSLPGFMPSPLVTPQSFRESGCKTSAPFTGKTAASAPGKEVNAFTQPLALVKPVPAGPVVQGEESSLLLSPSVFQHSVNKATEAGKGSASPTSPTDPPTALYSRTQLQDTLIHLIKNDAQFLNTIHEAYVQSLSKGLNNVKL, encoded by the exons ATGgagtgtgtgaataaagcagGTCAGCTCATGAGTTTAGCGGCTCTACAGCAGCATGATCCCTACATAGTGAAGTTGCTGGATGTTACCGGACAGGTCGCGCTTTACACTTTCAACCCCAAAGCCAACGAATGG GAGAAGAATGAGATTGAAGGCACATTATTCGTTTATGCCAG GTCGGCATCACCACATCATGGCTTCACGATTATGAACCGCCTGAGTACAGAAAACTTGGTGGAGCCCATTAATAAAGACTTGGAGTTTCAGCTCCAGGATCCCTTCCTGCTGTACAGGAACGGAAACT TGGGCATCTACAGTATCTGGTTCTATGATAAGGCTGACTGTCAGCGGATCGCTCAGCTCATGCTGCA gataGTGAAGCAGGAGTCGTTGCGAGCGCAGTGTGTGTCTCCAGACAGAAGTGTGAGCATCAGGACCAATGGCTGCGTTCAGAACAGACCCGCAGGCATCCTGGAGCTGCTCAGCAAAGCCAAAGAGGAGTATCAGAGG agtcgGTCGACTGAGAGAGATGTTCAGGTGAACTGTGAATCAGTGCTTTCCCAGGAGAAGAGAGAGGACGCCGCTGCAGCTCAACATGAGAAG TCCAGTCACTCAGTAGTGAAGCAGATCACAGTGGAGGAGCTTTTCGGCAGCTCTTTACCCAAAGATCCTCCTCCTGTGTCCTCGATCTCAGTGGTGGGAGAGGGTCTGGGTCTGCGTGGGCTCCCTTTCGGCCCCGCGGTGGCTCCGCGGCTGTCGACTGACCCTGGGGGCCCACCGCTGCTCAGTCTGCTCCAGCCCAGAGACCCTCGGACAGCAGCAGAAGAGACCAGCGGAGGATCCAGCGTCCCTCGTGGTTCCACCAGCCCCTTTCCTCCAGCGTTCATCAGTGCAGACGCTCACGGGATGCCTGTTTCTCTGCCCGGGTTCATGCCCAGTCCTCTGGTCACTCCGCAGAGCTTCAGAGAGTCCGGCTGCAAAACCTCTGCTCCGTTCACCGGGAAGACTGCAGCTTCAGCGCCG GGTAAAGAAGTGAATGCCTTCACGCAGCCCCTGGCTCTGGTCAAACCCGTCCCA GCGGGGCCAGTTGTCCAGGGGGAGGAGTCTTCTTTGCTGCTGTCTCCGAGTGTATTCCAGCATTCCGTCAACAAGGCGACAGAGGCAGGCAAAGGCTCCGCCTCCCCGACGTCCCCCACAGACCCGCCCACTGCGCTGTACAGCAGAACTCAGCTGCAGGACACACTCATACACCTCATCAAG
- the dcp1a gene encoding mRNA-decapping enzyme 1A isoform X3 → MLPDRSRFTLSTPKPTNGSASPHHGFTIMNRLSTENLVEPINKDLEFQLQDPFLLYRNGNLGIYSIWFYDKADCQRIAQLMLQIVKQESLRAQCVSPDRSVSIRTNGCVQNRPAGILELLSKAKEEYQRSRSTERDVQVNCESVLSQEKREDAAAAQHEKSSHSVVKQITVEELFGSSLPKDPPPVSSISVVGEGLGLRGLPFGPAVAPRLSTDPGGPPLLSLLQPRDPRTAAEETSGGSSVPRGSTSPFPPAFISADAHGMPVSLPGFMPSPLVTPQSFRESGCKTSAPFTGKTAASAPGKEVNAFTQPLALVKPVPAGPVVQGEESSLLLSPSVFQHSVNKATEAGKGSASPTSPTDPPTALYSRTQLQDTLIHLIKNDAQFLNTIHEAYVQSLSKGLNNVKL, encoded by the exons ATGTTACCGGACAGGTCGCGCTTTACACTTTCAACCCCAAAGCCAACGAATGG GTCGGCATCACCACATCATGGCTTCACGATTATGAACCGCCTGAGTACAGAAAACTTGGTGGAGCCCATTAATAAAGACTTGGAGTTTCAGCTCCAGGATCCCTTCCTGCTGTACAGGAACGGAAACT TGGGCATCTACAGTATCTGGTTCTATGATAAGGCTGACTGTCAGCGGATCGCTCAGCTCATGCTGCA gataGTGAAGCAGGAGTCGTTGCGAGCGCAGTGTGTGTCTCCAGACAGAAGTGTGAGCATCAGGACCAATGGCTGCGTTCAGAACAGACCCGCAGGCATCCTGGAGCTGCTCAGCAAAGCCAAAGAGGAGTATCAGAGG agtcgGTCGACTGAGAGAGATGTTCAGGTGAACTGTGAATCAGTGCTTTCCCAGGAGAAGAGAGAGGACGCCGCTGCAGCTCAACATGAGAAG TCCAGTCACTCAGTAGTGAAGCAGATCACAGTGGAGGAGCTTTTCGGCAGCTCTTTACCCAAAGATCCTCCTCCTGTGTCCTCGATCTCAGTGGTGGGAGAGGGTCTGGGTCTGCGTGGGCTCCCTTTCGGCCCCGCGGTGGCTCCGCGGCTGTCGACTGACCCTGGGGGCCCACCGCTGCTCAGTCTGCTCCAGCCCAGAGACCCTCGGACAGCAGCAGAAGAGACCAGCGGAGGATCCAGCGTCCCTCGTGGTTCCACCAGCCCCTTTCCTCCAGCGTTCATCAGTGCAGACGCTCACGGGATGCCTGTTTCTCTGCCCGGGTTCATGCCCAGTCCTCTGGTCACTCCGCAGAGCTTCAGAGAGTCCGGCTGCAAAACCTCTGCTCCGTTCACCGGGAAGACTGCAGCTTCAGCGCCG GGTAAAGAAGTGAATGCCTTCACGCAGCCCCTGGCTCTGGTCAAACCCGTCCCA GCGGGGCCAGTTGTCCAGGGGGAGGAGTCTTCTTTGCTGCTGTCTCCGAGTGTATTCCAGCATTCCGTCAACAAGGCGACAGAGGCAGGCAAAGGCTCCGCCTCCCCGACGTCCCCCACAGACCCGCCCACTGCGCTGTACAGCAGAACTCAGCTGCAGGACACACTCATACACCTCATCAAG